A region of the Litchfieldia alkalitelluris genome:
CTTCTTCTAACTTCATTCCTCGAGAGCCTTTTACTAACACGATATCATTTGTTTTTACTAAGCTTAAAAGCTGGGTTATTAACTCTTCCTTATTGTTATAAGCAAATACTTTTTCTTCCTTGAAATGTTCTCTTGCTCCCAATGCAATATGCTGAGCTAACTCACCAAAAGTAAAGACAAAATCTATTTTATCTTTATTTATTGCTTTACCTACCTCATAATGAAAGTTCTTTTCATTTTCTCCTAGCTCTAGCATATCTCCTAGAACAACGATTTTTTGTTGGTAACCATTCAAATCCTCAAGCAGCTCGATGGCAGCCTTCATTGAAGTAGGACTAGCATTATAAGCATCATTAATAATATGCACATCATCTTTACCTTTAAGTAATTCCGTTCTCATCCCTGTAATTTTCAAGCCTTTAAACCCAGTATTTATTTTATCTACTGGAACTCCAAAAAAATCAGCGAGAGCAATGGTAGCCATTGCATTATTAACATTATGCTTTCCTAGTACAGGAATGAAGAATGGATGTTCACGGTATTTATTTATCGTAAAAAATGTACCATCATTTTTTTGCTCAACAGAAGTTGAATAATAATCACAAGTATCAGAAAGTCCAAATGTAATGAATTTGACCTTTGACTTATCAACTCTCTCATTGAGAAGTGGTTCATCACCATGAAAAATGAGTGGTCCAGACGAATCTAAGCCTGCTTTTATTTCTAGCTTTGCTTCGGCAATTCCTTCCCTAGAGCCTAAGTCCTGGAGATGTGACTCACCAATATTTGTAATAATTGCAGCATCAGGCCCGGCTAAGTTAGATAGAAATTCAATTTCACCTTTTCCGCTCATCCCCATCTCTAATACAGCAATTTCAGTATCTTCCTCTAAACGAAGAATCGTTAAAGGCAACCCGATATGGTTATTTAAATTGCCTTCAGTTTTTTGAACTTTAAAGGTTGTTCCAAGGACAGACGCGACCATATCCTTTGTTGTTGTTTTACCATTACTTCCTGTAATTCCAACCACCTTAACATCTAATTGTTCTAGATAGTTTTTTGCCAATTGTTGTAGGGCTTTCAATGTATCATCAACAAAAATAAGCGGAATATCTTTTGGTGGATTGGGTTGATCCTTTTGCCATAAAGAAGCAACCGCACCTTGTTCGACCGCAGTTTTCACAAATTCATGCCCATTAAATCTTTCACCGATAATAGGAACAAACAGATTATCTTTTATAACGGTTCTTGTATCAATTGATGCACCATTGATGTTTATATTTTCTTGGGCACCTTGACCACTAACCATTTCATTGACTTCAAATAAAGTACGTTTTATCAAGAAATACCTGCTCCTTTCATGAGATAACCAACTTTATACGGGTTATCATACTATGTAAAGAAGGGTCGACTCTAGGTGGAGTCAACCTCTTTATTAAAATGATTCTTAAAATGTATACTTAATTTTTTGCTTCTCTTCATGACGCTCTATCGCAAGTTCAACAAGTGTTTCAATTAATTTCGGATATGATACGCCAGCTTCCTGCCATAATAATGGGAACATACTAAACGGAGTAAAACCAGGCATCGTATTCACTTCATTCATTAGTACTTTGCTGTCCTTCGTTAAGAAGAAATCTGCTCTTACAAGACCAGAGCAATCTAATGCTTTGAATGCTTTTATTGCTACTTCTTGGATTCGATTATGTTCATCCTCAGTAATCTCAGCCGGAATGACTAGTCCCGTATCGCCATCTTCATACTTGGCTTTATAATCGTAAAAATCTTTCTTAGGAATAATTTCCCCGACCACTGAACAAATTGGCTCATCATTGCCTAACACACCAATCTCAACTTCTCTTCCAATGATACCCTCTTCTACAATGACTTTACGGTCATATTCAAAGGCTTCGCGAAACGCCACTGCTAAGCTTGCACGATCTTGGCATTTACTAATACCAACGCTAGACCCTAGGTTTGCAGGCTTTACAAAACACGGGTAACCCAGCTCTGTTTCGATTTTATCATATGCAGCTTCAGGAGCCTTTTCCCACTCTTTTCGAATGTAAGAAACATATTTAGCCTGTTCAATCCCTGCTTGAGCGAAGACATTCTTCATCACCACTTTATCCATTCCTGCTGCAGAAGCTAATACACCATTCCCCACATAAGGAATGTTCAATAACTCTAATAAACCTTGAACGGTCCCATCCTCACCATTTGGACCATGAAGTAACGGGAAAATAACATCTATTGAACTTTCTTCCTTCACGTTGGTAAGCCCAGTTGGGAAAATTTCTTGGTTAAGTGATACTGGCGAAACAACATCTCCACCATCTGTTAACTTTAATTTCTCCACTTCCTCAACAGGGCCAAGTAGTTCAGTTCCTCGCTTCCACTCACCAGTTTCAGATATATATATTGGATGTATTTCATATTTTGATAAGTCTAGGGCCTTGATTACTGCTTTCGCGGTTTGCAATGACACTTGGTGCTCAGCAGATTTCCCTCCATATAATAAGCCTAATTTGATTTTCATAAACTTCCCCCTAACACACTTCTTCATATTTTCCTATTGTATCACTAACATAGCTTATTTAAATAGGATGATTTTAAAACATCATCTATTTAATTTGATTGTCTATTTTGTTACTGTTTTTCACCTATTGAACCCTTCTTTTATGAACATATTTAGTATATGTTTTCACTAGGCGTTTGGGCATGTCTACCGTAAAAATAAATTAGGTTGTAAGCATTCGCTATAGTTCACTTGTCGAACGTCCCGGCGCGGTCTCACTTTTCCGACTTCTAACAACTTCTGATGCCAAGACCCTAAATTTGTCCGATTTCAAACCAACTTCGGACAGATTATGTTGCCGAATGCTTAAAGCTGTCCTAATCTTGCCACTTCAGACAACTTCTGCAACCAAGAACCTAAAGCTGTCCGAACTCTTGCCTACTTCAGACAACTTCTGCTGCCAATTGCTTAAACCTGTCCGAACTCTTGCCTACTTCAGACAACTTCTGCCGCCAATTGCTTAAACCTGTCCGAACTCTTGCCTACTTCAGACAACTTCTGCCGCCAATTACTTAAACCTGTCCGAACTCTTGCCTACTTCAGACAACTTCTGCCGCCAATTACTTAAACCTGTCCGAACTCTTAACTACTTCAGACAGCTTCACCGACCAATTACCTAAAGCTGTCCGAACTCTTGCCTACTTCAGACAACTTCAGCAACCAAGAACCTAAAGCTGTCCGAACTCTTGCCTACTTCAGACAACTTCTGCCGCCAATTACTTAAACCTGTCCGAACTCTTGCCAACATTCAGACATCTTCACCAGCCAAGCACAAAAAGCTGCACATCCACTAATCAAGTGACGAACTTCAATTAACATCGATATCTATACTATAGAATTATTCGGCAAAATGACAAACCTCTAATGCATTTCCATCTCTATCATAAAATCGGAACCAGTTTACATCATCCTCTTTTTGGATTTCTTCGACTTTTACTCCATTGTCTAAAAGATGCTGGTAAACAAATTCTATATCTGAAACGTAAAAGTTAAAAAAGGCTTCTTTAAGTGGTTCGAAATCAACTGTTTCTGCTTGGCGAAGAGTCAGTGGTGTTTCACCGATATTTAATGCTGCATAATTTCCACGTTCCCACCTTAATGAGAACTTTAAAACTCCTGTATACCATTCGATTGCTTCGTTTAAATTATGTACTGTTAAAAACACTGTATCAATTCTCTTAAACAATTGCTCCATGATATATATTCCCCATTTCTCACTATTATTTGATTATAATAGTTCGACAATCCAAGGCTATCTCCTTTATTTCCTGACCCATGCGTCTGTATCATAACCTCTCACTTGCCAATACCCTAGATGTGGCTGGTCGGTTATTTCCATTCTTACTAGCCATTTCACAGATTTATAGGCATACATCTTTGGCACAATTAATCTGACTGGACCACCAAATTCGGAAGGAATGACCTGGCCATCCATTAACACCGCAACCATCACATCATCCATTTCCGCTTGCTTTAGAGCTAAAGCATCGGTATACACCCCATCACCGGAATAGAATTTGATATACTTACCATTCTGTTGTACACCCGCTAATTCTAATAGCTTCCTCAACGGAATTCCCTCATAGGTAACCTGATGAACAGACCACCCTGTCACACAATGAAAATCAGAAACTTGAACCTCACGTTTAATCTTCAAAAATGATTGCCAAGTGAAAAGCTGCGGATGATCAACTAACCCATCAATTTGAAAGTACCAATTTTGATCAGTAAAGTGAGGGATCTTGGTGACTGTATAGGCCCTAAATTCCCCCTTCATCCCACCACCTATTGGCGGCCTAGACTCCTTGGCGGGTATAGGGAAAGGTCTTAAGTCATTTTCCAATGGTTTTTCGAGTATTTCATTATAGGCCATTCCCCCATTAAAAAGGGTTCGTTTAAGCCATTGGTAAATGGCAGGACCAATAACAACTACAGCTGCTAGACTAATAGAATACTTAACAAATTCCCTTCTATTTAATTTCTTACCCGTAAATGAAGAGTTATCTTTTTTCCTTCTACTTAAGATCAACTTAAGTCTAGTGATAATATGGTATAAGATGAATGGGACACTTAACCAGGTTACATAATCATGAAGCGATAATGCTAATTTCGACATGACTGCAGGTATACTTTTCTCGAAAACTAGCAATAATCCGCTAATGCTCCATAAGGTAAGTATGGACAACGTAATAACTAAATTCACTTGTTTACCTAGACTATTTCCAATAATCTTCCAGTGTTTTTTTAAGTACGGAAAATAACCGATAAAAACTAATATAGATAAAAACCCTGCAACGATATGTATATTGATTATACTTACACGATAGTCTGCTAGCGTTCCACGAAGTGCGGGTAAATAAATGGCGATACCTGTGATAAACAGAAACAAAATAATCCAGCCATTATAACTATGAAGCTGCTTTAGCTTTTTCCACATAGTAATCCCCCATTAGTTTAGATAAGAAAAACTAGCACGCTTTAAACGGCTAGCTTTTGCTTTTACTCTTTTTATTGTCAATCATTCCTTCCCATTCATAAAGGCCACCTTTCAAATGGGAAATAGACGAGACTTTGTGCTTCTTTTTGATCATTCGGGCAGCATTCTTGCTTCTGATTCCGGTTTGACAATAAAGTATAATTTCTTTGTCTTCAGGTATCATTTCATTTTTCCTTTTCAAATGGGAAATTGGAACATTTATTGCCCCTGGCAGGTGCTTTGCTTTGTATTCATATGGCTGTCTAACATCAATTAGCACCACATCTTTCGGACGCTTTAGTTTTTTCTTTATTTCCGCTTCATTTAAGTTAGTTAGTCCTTTTACAGGCTTTAACCGATCATAGGTGATATATATACACACACATAATAAGATAAGACTAATAATCGTTTGCACTACTTCCACTCCTTGGTGATTTTTGTCGATTCTTTTATTTCCCGTAAAATATTTAGATAATTCAAACTTCTATCCGATAATGTGATAAAGTAGATATATACTAACACCCCAAATAATAAGGGCAGAAATTTTATTCACAATGGTCATCATCTTCCCAGTCTGATCTATTTTCCCTACATATCTCCCAGCAAGGGCCAATCCAATAAACCAAAGCCATGACACGATAATTGTTGATCCTGTAAAAATAACCTTTTCTACTCCTTGATAAGCAAGTGAACTCGTTCCAATCACTCCTATTGTATCTAAGATTGCATGTGGATTTAATAATGAAACTGACATTGCAAAAATGATTTGTTTTTTAATAGATAAGGGCTTGTAGTCAGCCTTCTGACTTGGCTTACTTTTCCAGATTGCCCAACCCATATATGCTAAAAACAAAATACCCACAACAAAAATCGATAGTTTTAGCATCGGAAAAGTTAACAGAATGACAGATACTCCCATGACAGCTAGGATAATAAGTAATGTATCACACAAAGCTGCAGTCACCACAACAGGAATGGCATATGCAAATTTCGGTTGGTTTGCTCCTTGGTTAAAGATAAACACATTCTGAACTCCTAATGGCAAAATTAGACCGAACGCAAGTATCATTCCATGTAATATTATAGCTATCATATTTTCACCCTACCATGTTATTTTCTCTCATTCTATTGTATATTATTTTATTAGAAATTGCGTTATTATAGACGAAGAGCTTAAACTATTATCTGCTGTATCTTGGAGGTGTCAGATTCCCCACGTGAAAAAAAGTAACCGATTGAGATCTATTTCAGGATGGATTCTCCTTAGCTATTTACTCACCCTTATTTACTGGATGCTTCTTGGGTTTTCTCGCACACCAAGAGAGCATTATTCATATAATTTAATACCTTTTTCTACTATTAATAATTATTTTAGTTATTACTCTCATTATCCATTATCCATTTGGTTAATTAATATAATAGGCAATATCGCTGTTTTTGTCCCATTTGGACTTCTCATCCCCCTATGGAAAAAGCGTTTTTTGAAATTCCGCTCATTTATTTTGCTATTCCTGATTGGAATTACGATATTGGAATTACTTCAGCTTTATTTTCGAGTTGGTAGCTTTGATGTTGATGATATTATTTTGAATTCTCTTGGCGCTTCCATCGGGATACTTATTTTAAAAGTAATCTTAAAAATAAAATCAAAAGTTCATATTATATAATATCAACACTGAAAATAACTTAGTTAGCGGAGTTCCATGAGCTGCGATCCACTTGCTTTCCGCGGGGTGGTCCGTGAGCCTCCTCGTCGCCAGGGGCGGGCTCCTGTGGGGTCTCACGAGACCACTCGATCCCGCAGCAGGAGTCAAGTGGCTCTCCGCACATTCCTCACTTAGGAAGTACACTTTTTTCATTCTCCATGTTACAAATACTCATTCACATGAAAGTCTAGCCACATTAAAAAAGAGTCCTCTTTGGACTCTTTTTGTTTATAGTATTTGTGATAAAAACGCCTTTGTTCTTTCGTGTTGAGGGTTGTCAAAGAGTTCCTCTGGGGTTCCCACTTCAACAATTTCACCAAAATCAAACAGGATGATTCGGTCTGCAACTTGGCGAGCGAATCCCATTTCATGTGTAACAACAAGCATTGTCATCCCAGATTCAGCTAACGTCTTCATAACATCTAATACTTCTTTTACCATTTCTGGATCAAGGGCAGATGTAGGCTCGTCAAACAACATGATTTTCGGCTGCATAGCAAGGGCTCTAGCAATAGCTACACGCTGCTGCTGTCCTCCGGAAAGCTGACCTGGATACTTATCTGCTTGTTCCGGAATCCCAACTCTTTCTAATAGTTCCTTCGCAATCTTCTCTGCCTTGTTCTTCTTCCACTTTCTTACCCAAATTGGCGCTAATGAAATATTTTTCAAGATTGTCATGTGTGGAAAAAGATTGAATGATTGAAACACCATCCCTGTTTCTTTCCGAATTTCCTCAATATTTTTAATATCATTTGTAAGGTCAATACCATCAATGTTTATAGTTCCTTGCTGAAATTCCTCAAGAGCATTAAGCGTGCGGATAAAGGTTGACTTACCAGACCCCGATGGACCTAAGATAACAACTACTTCTCCTTGTTTAACGGTAACATCTACATTTTTTAACACATGTAGATCTCCGAACCATTTATTAAGTCCTTTGACAGTAACGATATCTTCTCTTTCTTCAAGTGGCGTGGTTAATTTTTCTACAGCAAATAAACTATCCATATGTTACCTCTCCTTCCCTTTAGCGTTTTCCTAATCCTACTGACGCTTCTAGACGCTTACTCACATGTGACATTAAATAACAGAAGATAAAGTAGATTACAGCAATAAAGACTAATACTTCCATTTGCTTTCCTAAAAACTCGGGGTTAGCAATTAGTTTCTTACCCATACCAAGTAAGTCTGTTAAGCCTACAATCGCAACCAATGATGTATCCTTAAAAATTGAAATGAATTGGCCAACCATCGCTGGTATTACAGCTCTTAACGCCTGAGGCAAAATGATTAAGCCCATCATTTTTGGTTGATTTAATCCCAATGCTTGTGCCGCTTCAAATTGCCCTCGTGGAAGTGACTGTAAACCACCTCTAATATTCTCTGCTAAATAGGCTGCACTAAACAGAGTGAAACCTACCATCGCTCTCACGACATTATTGATTTCAACTCCATCCCCTAAGAATAATGGAAGCATCAGTTGTCCAACAAATAAAACAGTTATTAACGGTATTCCACGAATAAACTCAATATAGATTATACAAAACCACTTCACAACTGGAAGCTTACTTCTTCTGCCTATTGCAAGCAAAACTCCGATTGGAAATGAACAAACTATTGAAACACTCGCTATTAGTAACGTTAATAAAAACCCGCCCCATAATCCCGGTCTTACAGCAGGTAACACTCCAAAGCCATTAAGCAACGTAATGAATATTGGCACAAATAAAATCCATAAAGTTAGGACACCAATCTTCATTTTCGGAATTTTAGGCCCTACGAAGTAAGTGACTAACATTAAAGCAATATTCATTCCAAGCAATAATCTTGTATTAAAGGTAACAAAGGGTACGACAGCCATGATAAACATCAGAACACCAATGGTTATCGCTACATGTCCAATTGACCCTTTCCATATTCCCCATGATGCTCCTAATAAAGCTGATAATAATGCAAGCCCCGTCCAAATTCGCCAAAGTTCCTCAACTGGGTATTGCCCGACCATTAATAATCTGAAGTTCACTGAGATAACTGACCAATCTGCAGCAATTATAAATCCTGCTGTTTTATAGATAATTGTTCCTGCAACGACTGAAGCAACAATTGTTAAAATAGAGTTTAGCCAACTACTAAATAAGTTTGCTTTTATCCAACCAGCAAAACCAAGAGATGAGTTAGGCGGTTTCATTGCAACAGTTTCACTATTTTTATTTACTTCAAGCTGCTCCAATTACCCTCACCTACCTTTCTACCAATTGGAATTTTTTATTAAAGAAATTCATAAATAACGAAGTGAATAAACTAAACGTTAAGTACACTAAAATCATAATAAAGATCGATTCAACTGCACGTCCTGTCTGGTTCATGATCGTTCCACCAACACTTACAATATCTTGGTAACCTACAGCTACCGCTAAACTTGAGTTTTTGATCAAGTTTAAATACTGACTTGTTAATGGAGGGATGATGATTCGAATCGCTTGTGGGAAGATAACAAGTCTTAAGGCTGTTGAATTTTTAAGACCTAACGCTTTTGCTGCTTCCACTTGCCCTTTAGGAACACCCATAATCCCAGCACGTACAATTTCTGCTATAAAGGTTGAAGTATAGATGACAAGTGCAACTAAGATAGCTGCAAATGTTTCTGAAATTGTATAACCACCGACAAATCCTTTTCCTTGCACAACTGGTGTTGTGACTGTCACTGGACCTGTACCAGTGATGATAAAAGCTACTAAGAAAGTCACAAGAAGACCTACAAAGGCAAAAATAACTGGATATTTCTGCTTGCCTGTTTCAACTTCCTTTTTCATTAAAAATTTATAAAGAAAAGTTGCAACTACAATACCAACAATAGCTAAAATCCCCCACAACAGTGAACTCCCATGTGTTTCATACCAAGGAATTGCCGTACCACGGTTCGAGAAAAAAATAGGGCCTAATTTTACCGCTTCTTCGATCCTTGGCAATGTAAGGAATACCGCAAAATACCAAATGAAAATTTGTACTAGTAAAGGTGTATTACGGAATACTTCGATATAAACTGTTGCAAGCTTGCTAACAAGCCAGTTATTTGATAATCTAGCAATCCCAATAAATACACCTATGATACTTGCCAAAATAACTCCAAAAAACGCAACGCGTAGTGTGTTTAATAATCCCACTAGAAAAGCTTTGCTATATGGATCTGTTGGTGCATATTCAATTAACGATTCAGAGATAGAAAAGGATGCAGTATTTTTTAGGAAGTCAAAACCCAACTTCATACCCATCTGACTTAATCCAGACAAAGCATTTGTAATAAAATAGTAACCGGCAATGAACACAGCTACAGTAAACAAAACTTGTAGCAGAATTGGTATTATTTTTTTATCTCGCCAAAAAGGAGTAGTAACAGTCGAAGTGTTTTTGGCCATTATACTGTCCACCTTTCAAGAAAAAATAGACCTGCCATAGAGATCAGCTCAGGATAGCAGGCCTTTTAAAACTGTTTACATATATCCTTTTATTAACGGAATGGAGGAGAGTATAAAATCCCACCATCTGTATAAAGTGAATTTAATCCACGTTCTAATTTGAATACAGAATCAGCACCTAAATGACGATTAAAGATTTCACCATAGTTACCAACCTGCTTAATCACTTGATATGCAAAATCGTTGGATAAACCTAACTGCTCTCCAAGATTACCTTCTGTACCTAATAGACGCTTAATTTCTGGGTTTTCACTTGTTAAGAACTCATCAACGTTTGCAGATGTAATTCCAAATTCCTCAGCTTGAATTGTTGCTAATACGATCCATGTTACAGCATCGTACATTTTATCATCTCCACCTTTTACAGATGGCCCAAGTGGTTCTTTCGATAAGTTTTCAGATAAGATTTTATGTGCAGAAGGATCTGCCATGATTGATTGACGAGAAACTAGACCTGATTTATCAGTTGTCCAAGCATCAATACTTCCCGCTTCATATGCTGCCACTACAGCATCTGCATTATCAAAAACTACCGCTTCATAGTTGATACCAGCAGCACGCATTTGGTCAGCAAGGTTCAACTCAGTTGTTGTACCAGTTTCAACTCCAATACGAGCTCCCTCTAAATCTGCAATACTATTAATTCCGCTATCCACAGGTACCATAAGCCCTTGACCATCATAGAAAGTTACAGGAGCAAAGTTTAATCCTACTTCAGTGTCACGGTTTGTTGTCCAAGTAGTGTTACGTACTAACACATCCACTTCACCTGTTTGAACAGCTGTAAAACGCTCTTGCGCTGATAAAGGACGGAATTCAATTGCTTCAGAATCACCTAAAATCCCCGCTGCAATTGCTTTTGCAAAATCAACGTCAAAGCCAGTATTTTTACCATCCGTTCCCACATAACCAAATCCTGGTAATGTATCGTTTACACCCGCTACTAGTTTACCTCTTGACTTGATTGTATCTAATACAGATTCACCACTTGCCGCAGGTGCATCACCAGATCCGTTATCAGCTGGTTTTTCATCCGTACCAACCTCGTCACTCGTACATCCAGCTAATGCTAGGATAGCTACCATAAAAATACTTAACAAAAATGCCAATGATTTTTTCAATTCGTTTCCCCCTTTTTATATGTTGTAAATATCAGCCTTTCTGTGATTACTATCAAAACCCAGAAGACCAATAATAATACCAATGTAAGATAAGAGATTAATAGATATTAAATCTCCAACACTTCTACAGTATCTAAAGTGCCTTATGTGAGATAATATCACGCCTAGTGTTATGTTAATTATTATACAGACTTTTCAGATATATGCAAATAATTTTTCTATTTAAATATATAAAATATTCTGATATCTAATGTTTTATTATCTGACTATGGTGTGAACCGCTTACAAAACACCATGATAAATTCTTTCTAGACACGAAGTTTATGGAGGTATATCATTGCCAAAGTTACTTTTCAGAATATTCTATAGTTTAATTATATTATTTAAATATACCTCTATTCCTATTATCTTTACACCAGTTGATTTTCTTGTAAAAAAACCTTCCATATCGCACTTGTTCAATTCTACTCCAAAAGTCTTACCTCCCTTAGGTAGAACTACTGACTAAAGATACCCTTATTCTCTGATTGCTCAATCCTTTTATCCATCTAAACTTATAGTAACAACAAAGCGAAAGGATGAACCAAATATGACAAACCAAAAAGTGATTATGATTACTGGAGCCTCTAAAGGATTAGGGAGAGCATTAACACTTGCATTCGCAGAAAAGGGATATTCTCTTGCCATTTGCGCACGAGGACTCGAAAAATTATTACAGGTAAAGAAGGAGGCATTAGAAAAAGGAGCGCAGGAAGTGTTAGCGATACAAGCAGATGGTGCGAAAGAAGAAGATGTAGATCGTTTTATCTCAATCACAGAAAGTGCTTTTGGAAAGATCGATGTATTAATTGTTAATGCGTCTATCTTCGGTCCTGGGCCTACATTGCTGTCTGATTATCCGGTAAATGAGTTAAAACAGGTCTTAGATGTGAATATTCTGCACCCATTCCTGACTATTCGTCGTGTGTTACCAGGAATGATAGTGAATCAATCTGGGAAGATCTTCGCAATTACTTCAGAAGCCGGAAAAACAGGTTTTGCGACATGGGGGGCATATGGCATCTCCAAGTTTGCAGTCGAAGGGCTAATCCAAACATGGTCAGATGAACTTGAAGGAACGAATATATCCATCAGCTTAATCGATCCAGGAGAAATGGATACAGAGATGCACCATATTGCAGTTCCTGATTGCGATTATGAGCTTAGTGCTCCTGAAGAAGTTGCAAAGGTCATTCGATTTCTTGCTTCTAGTGACGCACAATTTATTCATGGACAAAGAATTCAAGCTCAGCAATTTCAGGGAGGAGAAACAATATGAACACGATTGCACCATCAAACCAATTCTTTATTCCAGATCATCTTAATGCCTCATTACCACCTGAGGCATTAGGTAAAAGGCGTTCTGATATAAAAATGCTTGTTTTGAATGCTAATAACCAACAAACTAATCATTTCAAGTTCAATGACTTAGTTTCCTTATTTGAGTCAGGAGATGTATTGGTTTTTAATAATAGTAGAACCATTCCAGCTGTGCTTAATGGGTCTTTAAATCACAAAAAAGTAGAAATTAGACTATCTCGAAAATTATCAGATGCAAAATGGGAGGCACTTATTTTAGCAGAGGACTTTGAGGACGGAGATATCATTTCATTTCCAAATAGGGTTACAGCTGTTATTAACAAGAAAACTGAATCAATCCTTTCCACGTTACTCTTCTCGATTAAAGGAAATCAATTATTGGATTTTATCTATAAAAATGGAAAGCCGATTCGATATGAATATATTACAAAACCTTTGCCACTAGAATTTTACCAGACAGTGTATAGCTCGGTCCCTGGTTCTGTCGAGATGTGCTCTGCTGGAAGAGCATTCACATGGGAAATGCTACATCAGCTTAAGAGCAAAGGAGTGAAGCTAGCTTTCTTGCAACTTCATACCGGATTGAGCTATTACGGAAACGACCAATGGCCAGAGCCTAACAAGCATCCAGAATGGTATCACATACCTACTGAAACCGCAGAGATAATTAATCGAGCTCATAAAGAGAAAAAAAGAGTCATTGCTGTTGGTACAACTGTAGTAAGAGCTTTGGAGTCTTCTATTTCAAATCACAAAGTCGGAAGTAGTTCAGGATGGACGACAATCTATATCAACAAACACTCGACCATTCAATCTGTTACTGGTTTGATTACCGGGTTTCATGAACCCGAGGCTAGTCATTTAGATTTATTAACTGCCTTTATTTCAGAAGATTATCTTATCAAAAGTTACAATGAGGCGATTGATAAAGGCTATCAATGGCATGAG
Encoded here:
- a CDS encoding VanZ family protein, yielding MRSISGWILLSYLLTLIYWMLLGFSRTPREHYSYNLIPFSTINNYFSYYSHYPLSIWLINIIGNIAVFVPFGLLIPLWKKRFLKFRSFILLFLIGITILELLQLYFRVGSFDVDDIILNSLGASIGILILKVILKIKSKVHII
- a CDS encoding molybdopterin-dependent oxidoreductase: MWKKLKQLHSYNGWIILFLFITGIAIYLPALRGTLADYRVSIINIHIVAGFLSILVFIGYFPYLKKHWKIIGNSLGKQVNLVITLSILTLWSISGLLLVFEKSIPAVMSKLALSLHDYVTWLSVPFILYHIITRLKLILSRRKKDNSSFTGKKLNRREFVKYSISLAAVVVIGPAIYQWLKRTLFNGGMAYNEILEKPLENDLRPFPIPAKESRPPIGGGMKGEFRAYTVTKIPHFTDQNWYFQIDGLVDHPQLFTWQSFLKIKREVQVSDFHCVTGWSVHQVTYEGIPLRKLLELAGVQQNGKYIKFYSGDGVYTDALALKQAEMDDVMVAVLMDGQVIPSEFGGPVRLIVPKMYAYKSVKWLVRMEITDQPHLGYWQVRGYDTDAWVRK
- a CDS encoding VOC family protein, whose protein sequence is MEQLFKRIDTVFLTVHNLNEAIEWYTGVLKFSLRWERGNYAALNIGETPLTLRQAETVDFEPLKEAFFNFYVSDIEFVYQHLLDNGVKVEEIQKEDDVNWFRFYDRDGNALEVCHFAE
- a CDS encoding LysE/ArgO family amino acid transporter; the protein is MIAIILHGMILAFGLILPLGVQNVFIFNQGANQPKFAYAIPVVVTAALCDTLLIILAVMGVSVILLTFPMLKLSIFVVGILFLAYMGWAIWKSKPSQKADYKPLSIKKQIIFAMSVSLLNPHAILDTIGVIGTSSLAYQGVEKVIFTGSTIIVSWLWFIGLALAGRYVGKIDQTGKMMTIVNKISALIIWGVSIYLLYHIIG
- a CDS encoding rhodanese-like domain-containing protein, encoding MQTIISLILLCVCIYITYDRLKPVKGLTNLNEAEIKKKLKRPKDVVLIDVRQPYEYKAKHLPGAINVPISHLKRKNEMIPEDKEIILYCQTGIRSKNAARMIKKKHKVSSISHLKGGLYEWEGMIDNKKSKSKS
- a CDS encoding D-alanine--D-alanine ligase, with protein sequence MKIKLGLLYGGKSAEHQVSLQTAKAVIKALDLSKYEIHPIYISETGEWKRGTELLGPVEEVEKLKLTDGGDVVSPVSLNQEIFPTGLTNVKEESSIDVIFPLLHGPNGEDGTVQGLLELLNIPYVGNGVLASAAGMDKVVMKNVFAQAGIEQAKYVSYIRKEWEKAPEAAYDKIETELGYPCFVKPANLGSSVGISKCQDRASLAVAFREAFEYDRKVIVEEGIIGREVEIGVLGNDEPICSVVGEIIPKKDFYDYKAKYEDGDTGLVIPAEITEDEHNRIQEVAIKAFKALDCSGLVRADFFLTKDSKVLMNEVNTMPGFTPFSMFPLLWQEAGVSYPKLIETLVELAIERHEEKQKIKYTF
- a CDS encoding UDP-N-acetylmuramoyl-tripeptide--D-alanyl-D-alanine ligase — encoded protein: MIKRTLFEVNEMVSGQGAQENININGASIDTRTVIKDNLFVPIIGERFNGHEFVKTAVEQGAVASLWQKDQPNPPKDIPLIFVDDTLKALQQLAKNYLEQLDVKVVGITGSNGKTTTKDMVASVLGTTFKVQKTEGNLNNHIGLPLTILRLEEDTEIAVLEMGMSGKGEIEFLSNLAGPDAAIITNIGESHLQDLGSREGIAEAKLEIKAGLDSSGPLIFHGDEPLLNERVDKSKVKFITFGLSDTCDYYSTSVEQKNDGTFFTINKYREHPFFIPVLGKHNVNNAMATIALADFFGVPVDKINTGFKGLKITGMRTELLKGKDDVHIINDAYNASPTSMKAAIELLEDLNGYQQKIVVLGDMLELGENEKNFHYEVGKAINKDKIDFVFTFGELAQHIALGAREHFKEEKVFAYNNKEELITQLLSLVKTNDIVLVKGSRGMKLEEVVNALQ